The Littorina saxatilis isolate snail1 linkage group LG13, US_GU_Lsax_2.0, whole genome shotgun sequence genome contains a region encoding:
- the LOC138983668 gene encoding uncharacterized protein — translation MDGPLQLAGPLRPVPIYCQRPFDLELSPGNHLPASRLSTSPGSSDKAKDTIRPSHQQLQVPLLLTSRTDFLDKRAIVPPYTKTRELSPLDKHGVPLITPVRGPDPRSVALYQSLLRRHPAYHHLLETFLLPPLPPLLCHPAAALCDPPFGFCTPSATLHPPASPAEGEKGRVPPRPQPPQARESTRQRVGQEAASDSKGPVSGGVSAEDLVSSITPVPDPYQQYGYGRKLFPCSQCRYTTDRRNNLKRHMLTMHQLSTKLLECCGVLFRTKAALREHALIFHYHGYTCFYCGRRFCRKALLKRHLSVHNGQKEFICNVCDYATSHKSNLERHRRVHMRQDDDPSCLDDTPSDGHRDEAGHMSEDDISVCSHDEENEEINVHSD, via the coding sequence ACCAGTGCCCATCTACTGCCAGCGTCCTTTTGATCTGGAGCTGTCTCCTGGCAACCACCTCCCCGCCAGCAGGCTCTCCACTTCCCCAGGATCATCGGACAAGGCCAAGGACACGATACGACCTTCACACCAACAACTTCAGGTCCCGTTGCTCCTGACGTCTCGAACGGATTTCTTGGACAAAAGAGCGATCGTTCCTCCTTACACTAAGACCAGAGAATTATCGCCCTTGGATAAGCATGGCGTCCCCCTGATCACGCCAGTACGAGGCCCCGACCCCCGCAGCGTGGCGCTGTACCAGTCGTTGCTACGTCGTCACCCGGCCTACCATCACCTGCTGGAGAccttcctcctcccccctctcccgcCCCTGCTGTGCCACCCGGCCGCTGCTCTCTGCGATCCACCCTTCGGCTTTTGTACCCCTTCCGCCACTCTGCACCCTCCGGCATCACCCGCAGAAGGAGAGAAGGGCCGAGTTCCGCCCCGACCCCAGCCGCCCCAAGCCAGAGAGTCAACACGGCAACGAGTTGGCCAGGAGGCAGCGAGTGACAGCAAGGGCCCGGTCAGCGGAGGTGTCAGCGCCGAAGACCTGGTGTCGTCCATCACCCCCGTGCCGGATCCCTACCAGCAGTACGGGTACGGGCGGAAGCTGTTCCCGTGCTCGCAGTGCCGCTACACGACGGACCGCCGCAACAACCTGAAGCGCCACATGCTGACCATGCACCAGCTGTCCACCAAGCTGCTCGAGTGTTGCGGCGTGCTCTTCCGCACCAAGGCGGCGCTCAGGGAGCACGCGCTCATCTTCCACTACCACGGCTACACCTGCTTTTACTGCGGCCGCCGCTTCTGCCGCAAAGCGCTGCTCAAGCGACACCTGTCCGTGCACAACGGTCAGAAGGAGTTCATCTGCAACGTCTGCGACTACGCCACCAGCCACAAAAGCAACCTGGAGCGTCACCGCCGTGTGCACATGCGCCAGGATGACGACCCTTCCTGTTTGGACGACACACCGTCTGACGGACACAGGGACGAGGCTGGACACATGAGTGAGGACGACATCTCGGTGTGTTCTCATGACGAAGAGAACGAAGAGATCAATGTGCACAGCGACTAG